CTTGAAAAGAATCAAGTTACACGTTGTTTTGAATGTGGGCCAGGAAAGGTATTGGCGGGTTTAGGTAAGCGTATTGCCAAGCAAGTTCAATGCTCACCGCTTTCGGGAGCAGAAGGCATCGCTGCTGCGATGTGTTCATAAGAGTCTTGATGGAGTTTAACATGAGTGAAAAATTAGCATTAGTGACCGGGGCGAGCCGAGGCATCGGTCGTGCCGTACTTAATGAATTGGGGCGTCAAGGCTTTATCGTTGTTGGCACGGCGACAACAGCAGCGGGTGCTGAAAAAATTACTAGCTTTATCAGTGAACAAGGCTATAAGGGTCATGGACTGGCTTTGAATGTCACTGAGCCTGAGCAGATTACATCAGCCATTAGCCAAATGACCAAAGAATTTGGCCCCGTTCAAGTTTTGGTCAATAATGCGGGCATCACACGTGATAATTTAATGTTGCGAATGAAAGATGATGAATGGGATCAAGTCATTGATACAAACCTTTCTTCTATTTTCCGTGTGACTAAGGCGTGTCTAAAAGGCATGATGAAGGCGCGCTGGGGACGCATTATCAATATCGGTTCTGTGGTTGGGGCGATGGGAAACCCGGGGCAGGCGAATTACTGTGCAGCGAAAGCCGGCTTAGTGGGTGTGACTAAATCGATGGCGCAAGAGTTCGCCAGTCGTAACATTACAGCAAATGTTATCGCTCCGGGCTTTATTCAAACGGATATGACCGATGCTCTGGGTGAAGAGCAGCAAGCGACGCTGTTAGAGCATATTCCAGCAAAGCGTTTAGGCCAGCCTGAAGATATTGCCCACATGGTGGCATTTTTGAGTTCGGAACAGGCGTCTTACGTTACTGGTCAAACTTTGCATGTCAACGGTGGCATGTTGATGCCCTAATGGTTTTGATTTTCTGTGATTGTGGTACTATAAGCGAAAATTTGTAACTGACCTATATTAGGTTTTAATTGATAACTGAGGTGAAATGATGAGCACTATCGAAGAACGAGTTAAAAAAATTGTTGTAGAACAACTAGGTGTTAAAGAAGAAGATGTACGCAACGAAG
This genomic stretch from Piscirickettsia litoralis harbors:
- the fabG gene encoding 3-oxoacyl-ACP reductase FabG, encoding MSEKLALVTGASRGIGRAVLNELGRQGFIVVGTATTAAGAEKITSFISEQGYKGHGLALNVTEPEQITSAISQMTKEFGPVQVLVNNAGITRDNLMLRMKDDEWDQVIDTNLSSIFRVTKACLKGMMKARWGRIINIGSVVGAMGNPGQANYCAAKAGLVGVTKSMAQEFASRNITANVIAPGFIQTDMTDALGEEQQATLLEHIPAKRLGQPEDIAHMVAFLSSEQASYVTGQTLHVNGGMLMP